A window from Drosophila subobscura isolate 14011-0131.10 chromosome O, UCBerk_Dsub_1.0, whole genome shotgun sequence encodes these proteins:
- the LOC117898081 gene encoding U3 small nucleolar ribonucleoprotein protein IMP4: MLRKQARQRREYLYSKALSERVKSKKKTQESIVQSLDQNKTVNSSIIKKGIDVYSSLKYDDKGIEIRSANDEYDHAGDQDPKIMLTTSHNPSSRLKMFMKELRLIFPNAQQMNRGKYQLTTLMHACRANNVTDFMIVHEHRGIPDSLVVCHLPYGPTSFFNISDVIMRHDIPDIGHMSEQKPHLIFNNFQSPIGLRIVQVLKHLFPVPKEKSQRVISFLNHNDSIIFRHHQYKYINRELSLSEVGPRFVLKLYQIKLGTLENIKAADTEWVNRPYLNTSNKKNWISNESGLKN; the protein is encoded by the exons ATGCTACGAAAACAAGCCAGACAAAGAAgggaatatttatattcaaaagCGCTTAGCGAACGTGTTAAATCCAAAAAGAAGACTCAGGAGAGTATCGTTCAAAGTTTagaccaaaacaaaacggTAAACTCGTCGATTATAAAAAAAGGCATAGATGTATACAGCTCTCTAAAGTACGATGATAAag gAATTGAAATCCGCTCTGCAAATGATGAATACGATCACGCTGGTGACCAAGATCCAAAAATAATGTTGACGACATCACATAACCCCTCATCGAGactaaaaatgtttatgaaaGAACTTCGTCTGATTTTTCCAAATGCTCAACAAATGAACAGGGGCAAATATCAGTTGACAACGCTTATGCACGCTTGTCGTGCAAATAATGTAACTGATTTTATGATTGTACATGAGCATCGGGGCATACCAGACAGTCTAGTGGTTTGTCATCTTCCATATGGTCCAACCTCATTTTTTAACATATCAGATGTAATAATGCGTCATGATATCCCAGATATAGGACATATGAGTGAGCAGAAGCctcatttgatttttaataatttccaaAGTCCTATTGGGTTGAGAATTGTACAAGTACTAAAGCACCTATTTCCCGTACCGAAAGAAAAATCCCAACGAGTGATATCCTTCTTAAACCATAATGATTCCATTATATTTAGACATCATCagtacaaatatataaatagagAATTGAGTCTCAGCGAAGTAGGTCCAAGATTTGTTCTCAAGTTATATCAAATTAAACTCGGAACACTGGAAAATATAAAGGCTGCTGACACGGAATGGGTTAATCGCCCATACTTAAAcacttcaaataaaaaaaattggaTTTCAAATGAGTCTGGCTTAAAAAACTAA